Sequence from the Cucurbita pepo subsp. pepo cultivar mu-cu-16 chromosome LG02, ASM280686v2, whole genome shotgun sequence genome:
GAGAGACTGTTTTACTGTTTAGACTCTTCTTCACCTTGAAAGCCTGAAAAAGAAACCATTTGCTTTGGAGGAGCCATGAAAACAATAAgccaaatgaaaaagagaaggaaataaaAGTCATCAATCCCACCTTGTCATGGATTCTTAATCCCAAAAAGGTATTATCATACTTTCCTGTTCGTTTCTGTCATGTAAAGGCATTTCAAACAAGGCACTATATCTTACTAATGATTCCacagaaagaaattaaaatgaagaaaagaaaaagggagaaagaaCGCTCGGGTATGGGGAAGGGGAATCAGAGATATCACTGCTTTACTTTTCTGTGCTTAGAAGTCAGTGAGCTAAAAAGCCATGGAAAACAGTGCACTGCAAAAAGGGGTTGGGGGGGGAAGGATTGCATGCAATGTGCCTGATGTTGTTTCCCTCTTTTGCAAGTCATGGGATATATAAGAATACTCCaatggaaaaaggaaattaagtTTAGAACTACTTGAAGAGTCTAGAAAAGCTTACCGGCACAAGTTGCAGCTCACATAGTTGGCATAAAGTCACATGTGCCGAAAGAGAACAAGTTGGGCTATCAACAAAAGAAATCCTTTGTCGGCCAAACAAGCAGGATCCATGTCACTTTCTACACCATCAGTTCTTTGTCAGTATCAGGCAACAGCTTATTGGGCAATGCCATCACATCTTTATGGACTCCTAAAACTTAGAAGGTATCCAAGGTGAAGATACCCAAAAAACAGTAACATCAAAGAAAGCAGTAAGATAGACTGAAGTTAACAAAATTTCACCATTTTACTTCACATGGATAAATTCTCCACGTACATAGAAGGGTTGAAACTCAATTGTTTGAGGGGAAGAgagaaaggaggaggaggaggaggccgGGGTGTGGAATCACAAAGTAATAGTGAAACTAGATATTCAGATACAGAACAGGGAAATTAGAGTTCACAAAAATTACATCTATGCACCATCCGGTTGGATAAAGGGGTTAGCAATCTCATCTGTACCATCAACTGGAGACACAAGCATTACAGCAGTCCCCCTGCAAACCTGCAGTGAATAGTATGCATATTGATCACACGGGCTAGAAAAGAAACTATGAACAAAGAAGCACGCCATTTAGAGCATTTCCTTTCTCCTTTTACACATGCACGCTTAAGAAGAGCCAAGCTTTCACTTTTTCCTCgtgataaaataatttaaattatcacAAGAAATAGTTAACCATGCCCTAACNAATGCCAAGatgcaaacaaaaaatttacagATATACTCTCAAtacaataatttaacaaaaaggCAAAAACATGGCGCATGTGATAGCagataagaaaaatacaaGTATTCAAAGGATAGAAACATGCTCAGCCGGAGCACACAGTATTTCGTCCAGTCCAtaaaggagaagttttcaaacaaaagtaaattatgatgccttcttttttcttgttaaaagaaaggattatttaaaaacaaataaaaactctGAAATTTTCACGTTAATTGAGACCATCTAATCTGTTTAGCGCACAGACAATTGCAATTGTCAAAGAAGTCCTTAGTCGCATGCGTAAACAATAAAATTCTGTgctaaaaaattgataaaatttttcattgtATCCAAGGAGAAAGAATTATACAATTAGGCCAAGGCGCCTGGTTTGATCTGTTGTCTTCAATGGATCGTCGGAATctgcagaaaagaaaaaaaaaactttagcCAATATATCAGATATATTCTGCAGCGCCATCAAAAGCATAGCAGGAACAGGTATAAGGACAATATTTTAACTTAAGGTTCGTAATGAACAGAAGGTAAAAGGccattataaaaacaaaagatataaACATAACTAACTAGCCAGTCAGTAGAAGAGATTTgggaataaagaaaatggtggacaagataaaaatcaaaacaatagAAGCACATAACCACCAATAAAAGCAACTGAATTGAGgagcacaaaaaaaaacttgccCCGGGGAAAGATCCTCTGAACGTTGTAAGTATGTGTAATAAATAGGAACTATGATGCCAATAAAAACAGTTTCCCAGAGTCAGGACTATATTGCATTTCCATGCTTGTGTTTCTTGATCTAATTTGTACGTTCATGCTAGGTGAATGAGACAGCAAACGGAGGTGCAAACCCAGATGAAAGTCCATGAATTCATTTACCACTTCCTGAATGAATCTTTTACTACCATTATATGATTTCTTTACACATACTAGAATGTTAAGAAATGCCTCTCCCAGGCTATTTGGAAGGCTAGGGCTACAAAGATGGTCTAGTTTGTTCTTTGAATCTTGGTGCAAGAGCATACCAACACCGTGGATAGAATTCAGAAGAAGCTCCCTAATAAAGTACAGTCTCCTAAATGGTGCATTTTTTACCAAGGAAATTAGGACTAAAAGCATTTCCCACCTATTACGTTCTGGAATAAGCTATGGAAGTTTCCGACCTTCAATGGTGCTTCCATAACAAATAATCAGGTCTTGTGCCAATGGTCTCTGCAAGCAAGTCAACTAGGATATAAATGTTCAAACCCAACAATGCTTTTTTGTGGGGAGCTAAGGAAGGAGAGACACAGAAAGATTACAAAGACAAGTTTTGGAGCTTTGAGACTCATTCCATCTAAATACCCTAACCTTATTGGCCTATTGGAAGATGAGGTTGCTTATCTTCCTCTTTTGTCCCCGCCTTTTGTATGAGTTCGATTACTTATCATAGCATGTATTGCACAtgcataaattttcattcagaATTTCATTTATGCCTATAAATTGATTAACCATCCAATTACAAGTAACAATAGAAAGACAAAAGGGGTTTGTTCAAATATTGTGACACAATAATATAGATTCTCATATTTTTGTAACTTCTATTTAAATGAAATCTTACcctgaatctgagaaaagaaagaggctttccccAGTAtacaaaatgtaaaaaataatacgaTGTAAGGGTTTTACAAGATAATAATGCAAATTGAGCATTCTAATTTATGCAATAGGCTACTACTAGTTCTTAAATATGTCCTAGTttcgaaattaaaataaaataaaatgatgattTATATGTTTCATCATATCAATGACATgtctgttttcttttgaaaaaaacaaacatatcCACTGAAAATATGCTTAAGGAAAGCATGTATAACAAAAGCCAtacttcaaacaaaacattattaacTACACTGCCACATCTCAATCAGCTGAATCAACAGAAAAGAAACCTTTTTCTGTTCTTGCagaaaaattgttaatttgttatgttacttataatttaaattcttaatttttgcATCTTTGTCCAatatgaaatgatttttttagtacaagttacaaaaaaatatgggGCATGAGGATTTGAATCTCTAACCTCAAAGGAAGAAGTACATGACAATTACCATTGAGCTATGCTTACTTTGGCCCAATATCAAAGGATTTTCAGTCTCATTTTTcaatgattattttattttttctggaGTTACGTTTTGTTTTTATCACTATCAATGTGCCTATGTGCATCAACAGCATGTGTTAGAATGCCAAAAAgaccaacaaaaataaatttcaaaattatttttcaagtccAACAGATGATAGAGAGTGTCGGTCTTAAGAGTTCATCGCATCACATTATACCTCtcaacaaatagaaaaattgtATGAAAGCTACTAATCAATAACTCGGCGAACTTTAAGTCTATGCACTACAAAACATCACAAATCTCATTCATTCTGCCAGTATCCAGTAAATTGGTTACCTCTTAAAAACTCTACAGCTTCATCCAGCACAAGGTTTAGCAATTGATCATATCCTTTAAGCGTTCCCGTAACTATCAATGGAAAACAAGATTCATAAAGCACTCTTCTTGCATTTAGAAACAGGAAGAAcgaacagaaaagaaaaaaaaaacactcgACATCAAACATTCAACTACCTGCCTGAACCTCTTGATCGTAACacatgaactttttttttttttcaacaaacGAACACTTAAACgtatatatgaataaaaagaaaaactaatcAGAATGTAAAGAATCGTATCCGAGTGGCAGTAATACAATGAaggtattaaaaataaacaacctTGTCTGCCGCCAGTGAGCTTGACTTGGACGCCTTTGTCCACGAACTTAGCCAAATCCAGAacagtttcttttcttccagACTGAAACAGACAAAACGAATACCACATTATACATCGTAATCAACAATCACATATATTCTAATTGAACCAATCCATCAGAAATTTACCATCGTACAACAGTTTTCTCAGCTCCTCTGTGAAATTAAATGAACCACAAACCTGAAACATTccagaaatgaaacaaattacAACGAGCGCAAACGGAAAATCCCGTATGCTAGTCGATTCAAATAAACTTGGCAAAGTTACGAGATCATGCGTCTGgaaatcaaattgaagaaCTGAAACTAAAGAA
This genomic interval carries:
- the LOC111789260 gene encoding sm-like protein LSM7 yields the protein MSGRKETVLDLAKFVDKGVQVKLTGGRQVTGTLKGYDQLLNLVLDEAVEFLRDSDDPLKTTDQTRRLGLIVCRGTAVMLVSPVDGTDEIANPFIQPDGA